Proteins co-encoded in one Anopheles moucheti chromosome X, idAnoMoucSN_F20_07, whole genome shotgun sequence genomic window:
- the LOC128307443 gene encoding probable phosphorylase b kinase regulatory subunit alpha isoform X1, translated as MRSRSNSGVRLDYYQRIVHRLIMRHQQPVTGLFPASPQTQHAWIRDNVYCILAVWGLSMAYKKIADQDEDRAKAYELEQCCVKLMRGLLMAMMNQKEKVERFKTSQNPLDSLHAKYSSRNGQIVVGDSEWGHLQIDAISLYLLILAQMTASGLQIVFSLDEVAFIQNLVFYIESAYCIPDYGIWERGDKSNHGQPELNASSIGMAKAALEAMNELDLFGARGGSGSVIHVLADEAHKCQAVLQSMLPRESNSKELDAGLLSVVGFPAFACDDPQLIETTQEAIITRLQGRYGCKRFLRDGYKTPKEDNTRLYYERWELRMFEKIECEWPLFFCYLILNKAFQNDKQAVTEYSQKLEEILVKTEEGMKLIPELYAVPEKAVAAEYQAPGSQQRVVVGRCPFLWGQSLYILGKLLQEGFLAVGELDPLNRRLGAQKKPDVVVQVVILAEDNDIRDKLAEHGIQVQTIADVAPIEVQPARVLSHLYTYLGRNKKLGLSGRKSRDVGILSTSKLYSLKDRIFAFTPQFSDVNRFYIASDNELMIDLLKGEINFLKSAWQNLLGRPLLTLVLKTVHLDNNKVPLAMIQTMKKLKSGYISGTRVILGNLGDFINTSAITDLSFLGSQEDGYPDKLNPAVQAYLDEHLLRSFSHRASTTSIRSSGLRPKNLRRRMSVKGAIKKTRSINVDSETLGMEGNVTERRLSHVTPQWLEPNQTTVGATAASAAGATASSGSPTSRDPSPNTQAQPRYGERVSLDDDGKKLHIQTSATAAMPKIHIQPLPRHRPTTETNFENTEVEELIAMLRETENLEEQGDILQHLVDTQGLDFNTELTAGVNEDSPSQGMLEEGRVVTVRGLLKGLYEKACQQKMWGLVRHTAGMLGKRVEDLAKAVTDLLVRQKQVTVGMPPNSEHTITAPLPEMELRSVIHEAYGDDESTAMLSQELLVYLAMFIRTEPQLFHEMLRLRVGLIIQVMAKELSRTLNCDGEQASEHLLNLSPFEMKNLLHHILSGKEFAINSVARGNISIVSCKSSRVSKKSQIGIGEPENAEGSLIDDRQGQWLRRRRLDGALNRVPRDFYPRVWTVLERCSGLAIEGRILNQSLTQEMTPNELKFALEVETALNTIPQPEYRQLVVEALMVLTLVTEHNILASIGTIIYVEHLVHRANQLFLEDQRKSHGDAMLCCAKNKDIRETTTAGLLLCGGAAYICQHLYDSAPSGSYGTMTYMARAVASVLELPKHGDMDCTIS; from the exons ATGCGTAGCCGCAGCAATTCGGGGGTCCGCCTCGACTATTACCAGCGGATAGTGCATCGGCTCATCATGCGCCATCAGCAACCGGTGACCGGACTATTTCCGGCCAGCCCACAAACCCAGCATGCTTGG ATACGCGACAACGTGTACTGCATACTGGCCGTGTGGGGTCTGTCGATGGCGTATAAGAAGATCGCTGACCAGGATGAGGACCGTGCGAAAGCGTACGAGCTGGAACAGTGCTGCGTAAAGCTGATGCGTGGCCTGTTGATGGCCATGATGAACCAGAAAGAAAAGGTGGAACGGTTCAAAACGTCCCAAAATCCGCTAGATTCGCTTCATGCGAAGTACTCCAGCCGGAACGGCCAAATTGTGGTGGGTGACAGCGAATGGGGCCACCTGCAGATTGATGCCATATCGCTGTACCTGCTAATCCTCGCGCAGATGACGGCATCCGGGCTGCAGATCGTGTTCTCGCTCGACGAGGTCGCGTTCATACAGAACCTGGTGTTTTACATCGAGTCGGCGTACTGCATCCCGGACTACGGTATCTGGGAGCGGGGTGACAAATCGAACCACGGCCAGCCGGAGCTAAATGCTAGTTCGATCGGTATGGCCAAGGCGGCGCTGGAAGCGATGAACGAGCTCGATCTGTTCGGTGCACGTGGTGGATCTGGTTCCGTCATACATGTGCTGGCGGACGAGGCACACAAATGTCAAGCGGTGCTGCAATCGATGCTGCCACGCGAATCTAACAGCAAAGAGCTGGATGCGGGTCTTCTCTCCGTCGTCGGATTTCCAGCATTCGCCTGTGACGATCCTCAGCTAATTGAAACCACACAGGAAGCGATCATAACGCGACTTCAGGGCCGGTACGGCTGCAAACGATTCTTGCGCGATGGTTACAAAACACCGAAGGAGGACAATACGCGCCTCTACTACGAGCGCTGGGAGTTGCGAATGTTTGAGAAGATTGAGTGTGAGTGGCCATTGTTCTTCTGCTACCTGATACTGAACAAAGCGTTCCAGAACGATAAGCAAGCGGTCACCGAGTACTCGCAGAAACTTGAGGAAATACTCGTCAAAACGGAGGAGGGCATGAAGTTGATACCGGAGCTGTACGCCGTACCGGAAAAGGCGGTGGCAGCAGAATACCAAGCACCTGGCAGTCAGCAGCGCGTCGTCGTTGGACGTTGTCCATTTCTTTGGGGCCAGTCACTTTACATACTGGGAAAGTTGCTCCAGGAG GGTTTCCTTGCCGTCGGTGAGCTGGATCCGCTAAACCGGCGGCTCGGTGCACAGAAAAAACCGGACGTGGTGGTGCAGGTCGTTATACTGGCGGAGGATAACGATATACGGGATAAGCTCGCCGAGCACGGCATCCAGGTGCAGACGATCGCGGACGTAGCTCCGATCGAGGTGCAACCGGCCCGTGTACTTAGCCACCTGTACACGTACCTTGGGCGCAACAAAAAGCTCGGTCTATCTGGCCGTAAATCACGTGACGTCGGCATCCTCAGCACGAGCAAGCTTTACTCACTGAAGGATCGCATCTTTGCGTTTACGCCTCAG TTCTCCGACGTGAACCGATTCTATATCGCTTCCGACAACGAGCTCATGATCGATCTGCTAAAGGGTGAAATTAACTTCCTAAAGTCAGCATGGCAGAATCTACTCGGCCGTCCGTTACTTACGCTGGTGCTGAAAACTGTACATCTAG ACAACAACAAAGTACCGCTGGCAATGATCCAAACGATGAAGAAGCTGAAATCGGGCTACATCAGCGGTACCCGTGTCATACTGGGCAATTTGGGCGATTTCATCAATACGTCGGCAATTACGGATCTAAGCTTTCTTGGCAGCCAGGAGGATGGTTATCCCGACA aGTTGAACCCGGCCGTACAAGCCTACCTAGACGAGCATCTGCTGCGTTCGTTCAGCCACCGTGCATCGACCACCTCGATTCGTTCGTCCGGACTTCGGCCGAAGAATTTACGCCGTCGCATGTCCGTGAAGGGTGCGATCAAGAAAACGCGTTCGATCAACGTCGACT CGGAAACGCTCGGCATGGAAGGTAATGTGACGGAGCGACGCCTTTCGCACGTTACGCCACAATGGTtggaaccaaaccaaacaactgTCGGTGCTACCGCGGCCAGTGCTGCCGGGGCAACCGCGTCCAGTGGTTCGCCAACATCGCGCGACCCGTCACCAAACACCCAGGCGCAGCCACGGTACGGTGAGCGCGTGTCGCTCGATGACGATGGCAAAAAGCTGCACATACAAACGTCAGCAACAGCGGCCA TGCCAAAGATACACATTCAGCCGCTACCGAGACATCGGCCCACGACGGAGACTAACTTCGAGAATACCGAGGTGGAGGAGCTGATTGCTATGCTCCGGGAGACGGAGAATCTCGAGGAGCAGGGTGACATTTTGCAACATCTCGTCGATACGCAGGGACTCGATTTTAACACCG AGTTAACCGCGGGCGTTAATGAAGATTCCCCTTCCCAAGGCATGCTGGAGGAGGGCAGGGTCGTGACGGTGCGCGGTCTGCTGAAGGGCCTGTACGAGAAAGCCTGCCAGCAGAAGATGTGGGGCCTGGTGCGCCACACTGCCGGTATGCTCGGCAAGCGCGTCGAGGATCTGGCGAAGGCCGTCACCGATCTGCTCGTACGCCAGAAACAG GTTACGGTCGGTATGCCGCCGAACAGCGAGCACACGATAACGGCACCGCTGCCGGAGATGGAACTACGGTCGGTGATACACGAGGCGTACGGTGACGACGAGAGTACGGCCATGCTGTCCCAGGAGCTGCTCGTCTATCTCGCAATGTTTATCCGTACCGAGCCGCAGCTGTTTCACGAGATGCTACGACTGCGCGTCGGCCTCATCATACAGGTGATGGCGAAGGAGCTATCTCGTACGCTCAACTGTGACGGCGAGCAGGCGTCCGAACATCTGCTAAACCTGTCACCGTTCGAGATGAAGAACCTGCTGCACCACATCCTCAGCGGGAAAGAGTTTGCGATCAACAGCGTTGCCCGGGGTAACATCTCGATCGTCAGCTGCAAATCGAGCCGCGTCAGCAAGAAGAGCCAGATCGGTATCGGTGAGCCGGAAAATGCGGAAGGTTCGCTGATTGACGACCGGCAGGGCCAGTGGTTAAGGCGCCGTCGGCTCGACGGTGCACTGAACAGGGTACCGCGCGATTTTTATCCCCGCGTATGGACCGTCCTCGAACGGTGCAGCGGGCTTGCGATCGAGGGCCGCATCCTGAACCAAAGCCTCACGCAGGAGATGACACCGAACGAGCTGAAGTTTGCGCTCGAGGTGGAGACGGCATTGAATACGATACCGCAGCCCGAGTACcgccagctggtggtggaagcgcTGATGGTGCTGACGCTCGTCACCGAGCACAACATACTCGCGTCGATCGGTACGATTATCTACGTGGAGCATCTGGTGCACCGGGCGAATCAGCTGTTTCTGGAGGATCAGCGCAAAAGCCACGGCGATGCGATGCTGTGCTGCGCGAAGAACAAAGACATCCGGGAAACGACCACCGCCGGGCTGTTGCTGTGCGGCGGTGCCGCCTACATCTGTCAGCATCTGTACGATAGCGCACCGAGCGGTAGCTACGGCACGATGACCTACATGGCCCGGGCAGTTGCATCCGTGCTCGAGCTACCGAAGCACGGCGATATGGACTGTACCATCTCCTAA
- the LOC128307443 gene encoding probable phosphorylase b kinase regulatory subunit alpha isoform X2, whose product MRSRSNSGVRLDYYQRIVHRLIMRHQQPVTGLFPASPQTQHAWIRDNVYCILAVWGLSMAYKKIADQDEDRAKAYELEQCCVKLMRGLLMAMMNQKEKVERFKTSQNPLDSLHAKYSSRNGQIVVGDSEWGHLQIDAISLYLLILAQMTASGLQIVFSLDEVAFIQNLVFYIESAYCIPDYGIWERGDKSNHGQPELNASSIGMAKAALEAMNELDLFGARGGSGSVIHVLADEAHKCQAVLQSMLPRESNSKELDAGLLSVVGFPAFACDDPQLIETTQEAIITRLQGRYGCKRFLRDGYKTPKEDNTRLYYERWELRMFEKIECEWPLFFCYLILNKAFQNDKQAVTEYSQKLEEILVKTEEGMKLIPELYAVPEKAVAAEYQAPGSQQRVVVGRCPFLWGQSLYILGKLLQEGFLAVGELDPLNRRLGAQKKPDVVVQVVILAEDNDIRDKLAEHGIQVQTIADVAPIEVQPARVLSHLYTYLGRNKKLGLSGRKSRDVGILSTSKLYSLKDRIFAFTPQFSDVNRFYIASDNELMIDLLKGEINFLKSAWQNLLGRPLLTLVLKTVHLDNNKVPLAMIQTMKKLKSGYISGTRVILGNLGDFINTSAITDLSFLGSQEDGYPDKLNPAVQAYLDEHLLRSFSHRASTTSIRSSGLRPKNLRRRMSVKGAIKKTRSINVDSETLGMEGNVTERRLSHVTPQWLEPNQTTVGATAASAAGATASSGSPTSRDPSPNTQAQPRYGERVSLDDDGKKLHIQTSATAAMPKIHIQPLPRHRPTTETNFENTEVEELIAMLRETENLEEQGDILQHLVDTQGLDFNTGMLEEGRVVTVRGLLKGLYEKACQQKMWGLVRHTAGMLGKRVEDLAKAVTDLLVRQKQVTVGMPPNSEHTITAPLPEMELRSVIHEAYGDDESTAMLSQELLVYLAMFIRTEPQLFHEMLRLRVGLIIQVMAKELSRTLNCDGEQASEHLLNLSPFEMKNLLHHILSGKEFAINSVARGNISIVSCKSSRVSKKSQIGIGEPENAEGSLIDDRQGQWLRRRRLDGALNRVPRDFYPRVWTVLERCSGLAIEGRILNQSLTQEMTPNELKFALEVETALNTIPQPEYRQLVVEALMVLTLVTEHNILASIGTIIYVEHLVHRANQLFLEDQRKSHGDAMLCCAKNKDIRETTTAGLLLCGGAAYICQHLYDSAPSGSYGTMTYMARAVASVLELPKHGDMDCTIS is encoded by the exons ATGCGTAGCCGCAGCAATTCGGGGGTCCGCCTCGACTATTACCAGCGGATAGTGCATCGGCTCATCATGCGCCATCAGCAACCGGTGACCGGACTATTTCCGGCCAGCCCACAAACCCAGCATGCTTGG ATACGCGACAACGTGTACTGCATACTGGCCGTGTGGGGTCTGTCGATGGCGTATAAGAAGATCGCTGACCAGGATGAGGACCGTGCGAAAGCGTACGAGCTGGAACAGTGCTGCGTAAAGCTGATGCGTGGCCTGTTGATGGCCATGATGAACCAGAAAGAAAAGGTGGAACGGTTCAAAACGTCCCAAAATCCGCTAGATTCGCTTCATGCGAAGTACTCCAGCCGGAACGGCCAAATTGTGGTGGGTGACAGCGAATGGGGCCACCTGCAGATTGATGCCATATCGCTGTACCTGCTAATCCTCGCGCAGATGACGGCATCCGGGCTGCAGATCGTGTTCTCGCTCGACGAGGTCGCGTTCATACAGAACCTGGTGTTTTACATCGAGTCGGCGTACTGCATCCCGGACTACGGTATCTGGGAGCGGGGTGACAAATCGAACCACGGCCAGCCGGAGCTAAATGCTAGTTCGATCGGTATGGCCAAGGCGGCGCTGGAAGCGATGAACGAGCTCGATCTGTTCGGTGCACGTGGTGGATCTGGTTCCGTCATACATGTGCTGGCGGACGAGGCACACAAATGTCAAGCGGTGCTGCAATCGATGCTGCCACGCGAATCTAACAGCAAAGAGCTGGATGCGGGTCTTCTCTCCGTCGTCGGATTTCCAGCATTCGCCTGTGACGATCCTCAGCTAATTGAAACCACACAGGAAGCGATCATAACGCGACTTCAGGGCCGGTACGGCTGCAAACGATTCTTGCGCGATGGTTACAAAACACCGAAGGAGGACAATACGCGCCTCTACTACGAGCGCTGGGAGTTGCGAATGTTTGAGAAGATTGAGTGTGAGTGGCCATTGTTCTTCTGCTACCTGATACTGAACAAAGCGTTCCAGAACGATAAGCAAGCGGTCACCGAGTACTCGCAGAAACTTGAGGAAATACTCGTCAAAACGGAGGAGGGCATGAAGTTGATACCGGAGCTGTACGCCGTACCGGAAAAGGCGGTGGCAGCAGAATACCAAGCACCTGGCAGTCAGCAGCGCGTCGTCGTTGGACGTTGTCCATTTCTTTGGGGCCAGTCACTTTACATACTGGGAAAGTTGCTCCAGGAG GGTTTCCTTGCCGTCGGTGAGCTGGATCCGCTAAACCGGCGGCTCGGTGCACAGAAAAAACCGGACGTGGTGGTGCAGGTCGTTATACTGGCGGAGGATAACGATATACGGGATAAGCTCGCCGAGCACGGCATCCAGGTGCAGACGATCGCGGACGTAGCTCCGATCGAGGTGCAACCGGCCCGTGTACTTAGCCACCTGTACACGTACCTTGGGCGCAACAAAAAGCTCGGTCTATCTGGCCGTAAATCACGTGACGTCGGCATCCTCAGCACGAGCAAGCTTTACTCACTGAAGGATCGCATCTTTGCGTTTACGCCTCAG TTCTCCGACGTGAACCGATTCTATATCGCTTCCGACAACGAGCTCATGATCGATCTGCTAAAGGGTGAAATTAACTTCCTAAAGTCAGCATGGCAGAATCTACTCGGCCGTCCGTTACTTACGCTGGTGCTGAAAACTGTACATCTAG ACAACAACAAAGTACCGCTGGCAATGATCCAAACGATGAAGAAGCTGAAATCGGGCTACATCAGCGGTACCCGTGTCATACTGGGCAATTTGGGCGATTTCATCAATACGTCGGCAATTACGGATCTAAGCTTTCTTGGCAGCCAGGAGGATGGTTATCCCGACA aGTTGAACCCGGCCGTACAAGCCTACCTAGACGAGCATCTGCTGCGTTCGTTCAGCCACCGTGCATCGACCACCTCGATTCGTTCGTCCGGACTTCGGCCGAAGAATTTACGCCGTCGCATGTCCGTGAAGGGTGCGATCAAGAAAACGCGTTCGATCAACGTCGACT CGGAAACGCTCGGCATGGAAGGTAATGTGACGGAGCGACGCCTTTCGCACGTTACGCCACAATGGTtggaaccaaaccaaacaactgTCGGTGCTACCGCGGCCAGTGCTGCCGGGGCAACCGCGTCCAGTGGTTCGCCAACATCGCGCGACCCGTCACCAAACACCCAGGCGCAGCCACGGTACGGTGAGCGCGTGTCGCTCGATGACGATGGCAAAAAGCTGCACATACAAACGTCAGCAACAGCGGCCA TGCCAAAGATACACATTCAGCCGCTACCGAGACATCGGCCCACGACGGAGACTAACTTCGAGAATACCGAGGTGGAGGAGCTGATTGCTATGCTCCGGGAGACGGAGAATCTCGAGGAGCAGGGTGACATTTTGCAACATCTCGTCGATACGCAGGGACTCGATTTTAACACCG GCATGCTGGAGGAGGGCAGGGTCGTGACGGTGCGCGGTCTGCTGAAGGGCCTGTACGAGAAAGCCTGCCAGCAGAAGATGTGGGGCCTGGTGCGCCACACTGCCGGTATGCTCGGCAAGCGCGTCGAGGATCTGGCGAAGGCCGTCACCGATCTGCTCGTACGCCAGAAACAG GTTACGGTCGGTATGCCGCCGAACAGCGAGCACACGATAACGGCACCGCTGCCGGAGATGGAACTACGGTCGGTGATACACGAGGCGTACGGTGACGACGAGAGTACGGCCATGCTGTCCCAGGAGCTGCTCGTCTATCTCGCAATGTTTATCCGTACCGAGCCGCAGCTGTTTCACGAGATGCTACGACTGCGCGTCGGCCTCATCATACAGGTGATGGCGAAGGAGCTATCTCGTACGCTCAACTGTGACGGCGAGCAGGCGTCCGAACATCTGCTAAACCTGTCACCGTTCGAGATGAAGAACCTGCTGCACCACATCCTCAGCGGGAAAGAGTTTGCGATCAACAGCGTTGCCCGGGGTAACATCTCGATCGTCAGCTGCAAATCGAGCCGCGTCAGCAAGAAGAGCCAGATCGGTATCGGTGAGCCGGAAAATGCGGAAGGTTCGCTGATTGACGACCGGCAGGGCCAGTGGTTAAGGCGCCGTCGGCTCGACGGTGCACTGAACAGGGTACCGCGCGATTTTTATCCCCGCGTATGGACCGTCCTCGAACGGTGCAGCGGGCTTGCGATCGAGGGCCGCATCCTGAACCAAAGCCTCACGCAGGAGATGACACCGAACGAGCTGAAGTTTGCGCTCGAGGTGGAGACGGCATTGAATACGATACCGCAGCCCGAGTACcgccagctggtggtggaagcgcTGATGGTGCTGACGCTCGTCACCGAGCACAACATACTCGCGTCGATCGGTACGATTATCTACGTGGAGCATCTGGTGCACCGGGCGAATCAGCTGTTTCTGGAGGATCAGCGCAAAAGCCACGGCGATGCGATGCTGTGCTGCGCGAAGAACAAAGACATCCGGGAAACGACCACCGCCGGGCTGTTGCTGTGCGGCGGTGCCGCCTACATCTGTCAGCATCTGTACGATAGCGCACCGAGCGGTAGCTACGGCACGATGACCTACATGGCCCGGGCAGTTGCATCCGTGCTCGAGCTACCGAAGCACGGCGATATGGACTGTACCATCTCCTAA
- the LOC128307444 gene encoding uncharacterized protein LOC128307444 codes for MGDLFALLNDIKNNDNKMEFCEDFHQLQIILNAVNQYIHPFDKIVFDSGNGPYIIEVVARLLKYLRVQNYLNQENKVNTQFEPELRRITMYLLLNTDVSFRYDLIQEPRVNHLLNSLPQLTKCLLMNCIWGLDLDRFFYEMLRYAPLWFSMQFIDQAIVSLKYGKPHEVLTRIESMVCAIYFAMCRTDVDWQNVNRSEYVNHQRTLARMSDYVGEMLRFVNTPEASKFEGWSKLRKHRYFGFVLKHMFSMTMACLDLYFRKPAIPVDPAMSVYQLMDDVHVDKPAPVEYSQATVGTLLKINHFLLNTLEICIMHVSLECFCYWAEINLFKDGQESVTLQQIIGESAYRLCEELNSHKHFRHSIVRHLTQFALRPKTLTEKASVLNLGTLMNRFESAHSVEERMVYLNEFVNRGEQVFDNAECLEVIEQCCDLLTAAHLRLMIDFDKNTPIEDSELTDERVKLRQLILHTVGELPPSEFHLVLIHITNTFGKEFEWYDSSDLVPAIIQLVNRLQKPSGENSSDAPNVQKLLFQSPEMFFNTVVKSMFAMAPNGNQDLLVDAIVDIIMRYKTIAKLHLRDHLTQLLVTDFAVCHSSSMQRFAQKLFEMNLFASHEFMEQFLLKGLKEAYEQKHQSALYALLALMATVWPSYCAKMLKDSESSTRKQTLLKEAATQLTLLSDRMRYDLPPPFLDENGPVSRNYPLHNMALVSMATKQLVLTLDQLIVELPDEDVEKFLQELQETVYNFTKHYLLDRLLTLPTAQTNTAKDKSVMTLSDSTAGRKKRSPTTLFTPDYFSDKPPAKDASVDSIIIYIVQILTQCTQEEILELARYEQIGAHLLAATAPELVMCFEKHSANDCVSHCMSNYVACLGNVLLPAANERGNGTKACQDAVCTVVMLLKDMKNITGSPEYSSLQTQLAMLYAYVQRAAPTVELDELTSFLQVEESPKPVVMDVSV; via the exons ATGGGCGATCTTTTCGCGTTGCTAAATGATATCAAAAATAACGAcaacaaaatggaattttGCGAAGATTTCCACCAACTACAGATTATCCTGAATGCCGTCAATCAATATATTCACCCGTTCGATAAGATCGTCTTCGACAGCG GAAACGGGCCTTACATTATCGAAGTTGTTGCCCGGTTGCTTAAGTACCTACGCGTCCAGAACTATCTCAACCAGGAGAACAAGGTAAACACCCAGTTCGAGCCAGAGCTGCGCCGGATCACGATGTACCTGCTGTTAAACACGGACGTTAGCTTCCGGTATGACCTGATACAGGAACCGCGGGTAAACCATCTTCTAAATAGTCTGCCCCAGCTGACCAAGTGCCTGCTAATGAACTGCATCTGGGGTCTCGATCTGGACCGCTTCTTCTACGAGATGTTGCGCTACGCACCACTCTGGTTCTCGATGCAGTTCATAGACCAGGCGATTGTTAGCCTCAAGTACGGCAAACCGCATGAGGTGCTGACACGGATCGAGTCGATGGTGTGTGCGATCTATTTCGCCATGTGCCGAACGGATGTCGACTGGCAGAATGTGAACCGGAGCGAGTATGTCAACCACCAGCGGACGCTCGCCCGTATGAGTGACTATGTTGGGGAGATGTTGCGATTCGTTAACACGCCGGAAGCGTCCAAGTTTGAGGGTTGGTCAAAGCTGCGCAAACATCGCTACTTCGGATTCGTACTGAAACACATGTTCAGCATGACAATGGCCTGTCTCGATCTGTACTTCCGCAAACCGGCCATCCCGGTTGATCCGGCCATGTCTGTGTACCAGCTGATGGATGACGTACACGTGGACAAACCGGCACCGGTCGAATATTCCCAGGCGACGGTAGGGACGCTGCTCAAGATCAATCACTTCCTGCTAAATACGCTCGAGATATGCATCATGCACGTGTCGCTCGAATGCTTCTGCTACTGGGCGGAAATTAATCTGTTCAAGGACGGCCAGGAATCGGTAACGCTTCAGCAGATCATTGGCGAATCGGCGTATCGATTGTGCGAGGAGCTCAACTCACATAAACACTTCCGCCACAGTATCGTGCGACACCTGACACAGTTCGCGCTACGCCCGAAAACGCTCACAGAGAAGGCGTCAGTGCTGAACCTGGGCACGCTCATGAATCGCTTCGAAAGTGCCCACTCGGTAGAGGAGCGGATGGTATATCTGAACGAGTTTGTCAACCGTGGCGAACAGGTGTTCGACAATGCCGAGTGTCTGGAAGTGATTGAGCAGTGCTGTGACCTGCTGACGGCCGCTCACCTACGATTGATGATTGATTTCGATAAGAACACACCGATCGAGGATAGCGAACTGACGGACGAGCGAGTGAAGCTTCGACAGCTAATCTTGCATACCGTCGGTGAGTTACCACCGTCCGAATTTCATCTCGTTCTCATCCACATAACCAACACGTTCGGCAAGGAGTTTGAGTGGTACGATAGTTCCGACCTGGTACCGGCCATTATACAGCTGGTCAATCGGCTGCAGAAACCTTCCGGCGAGAACTCGTCCGACGCTCCGAACGTACAGAAGCTACTCTTCCAGTCACcggaaatgtttttcaacaCTGTGGTAAAATCTATGTTTGCAATGGCCCCAAATGGTAACCAGGACCTGCTGGTTGACGCAATCGTCGATATCATTATGCGCTACAAAACGATCGCAAAGCTCCATCTGCGCGATCATCTGACGCAGCTGCTCGTAACCGATTTTGCCGTTTGCCATTCGTCGTCAATGCAACGATTCGCACAGAAGCTGTTCGAGATGAATCTGTTTGCGTCACACGAGTTTATGGAGCAGTTTTTGCTGAAAGGTTTAAAGGAAGCGTACGAGCAAAAGCATCAATCGGCACTGTACGCACTGCTCGCGTTGATGGCAACTGTGTGGCCTTCTTACTGCGCGAAGATGCTGAAAGACAGCGAAAGCAGCACCCGGAAACAAACGTTGCTCAAAGAAGCTGCCACCCAGTTGACCTTACTATCCGATCGCATGCGGTACGATCTTCCGCCACCGTTCCTGGACGAAAATGGTCCAGTTTCGCGCAATTACCCCCTGCATAACATGGCATTGGTGTCGATGGCTACTAAGCAGCTGGTGCTGACCCTCGATCAACTGATAGTGGAGCTACCGGACGAAG ATGTGGAAAAATTCCTTCAGGAGCTTCAAGAAACGGTTTATAACTTCACCAAGCACTACTTGCTTGATCGTCTACTAACGTTGCCAACCGCACAAACAAATACGGCGAAGGATAAATCGGTCATGACACTGTCTGATAGCACAGCTGGTCGGAAGAAAAGATCACCCACCACATTGTTTACTCCAGACTATTTTTCGGATAAACCTCCCGCGAAGGATGCTTCCGTAGATTCCATTATCATCTATATTGTACAG ATCCTTACACAGTGCACACAGGAGGAAATACTTGAGCTCGCCCGTTACGAACAGATCGGCGCCCACCTTCTGGCTGCCACAGCCCCAGAGCTGGTGATGTGCTTTGAGAAACACTCCGCAAACGATTGCGTGAGCCACTGTATGAGCAATTACGTAGCGTGTCTGGGGAACGTACTACTTCCGGCTGCGAATGAACGGGGCAATGGTACGAAGGCGTGCCAGGATGCGGTATGTACCGTAGTCATGCTGCTAAAGGATATGAAAAATATTACCGGGTCGCCCGAATATAGCTCACTACAGACGCAGCTCGCAATGCTGTACGCTTATGTACAGCGTGCTGCACCGACGGTAGAGCTGGATGAGTTAACGTCCTTTCTACAGGTGGAAGAAAGCCCCAAACCAGTGGTTATGGATGTGAGCGTTTAA